Proteins from one Armatimonadota bacterium genomic window:
- a CDS encoding GGDEF domain-containing protein, whose amino-acid sequence MERPMTANSTSTQDFPLRFRWLSGVVGTVGLALVAAALLRLPNVPWDVWLLFGTVSLLSGVIVFPLPMGVTYHPQGGISLAVLFLFGWEAAVIVNLLGMTVFWTHSRRPVWRAAYDLGNVGCSLLLAASVAPLGAAGLTTGMLAWFILGGGIHALANTAFTVSGRMVQQGGAWPMTPRSVLRITALSGSMALAAIVIVLLFDSFGEAGALLGFASWLLASVALKGNYEAHAASERHADTNRRLEEALVAVERLSITDPLTGLYNRRHFRIRLEEEFRREARDASPFSLLLLDLGGFKAINDAHGHLAGDIVLQQFARLLDGAVRPGDLVFRYGGDEFAIVMPRTARRNAEAAVARLEALVSQTPFLVGTKRLYIELDVGIAVAPEDGTDADALVHCADTAMYSARGRRRG is encoded by the coding sequence ATGGAGCGACCCATGACCGCGAACAGCACAAGCACACAGGACTTCCCCCTGCGATTCCGCTGGTTGTCCGGCGTGGTCGGCACAGTCGGCCTGGCGCTGGTGGCGGCAGCGCTGCTGCGCCTACCCAATGTTCCGTGGGATGTGTGGCTGCTCTTCGGCACCGTGTCCCTGCTCTCCGGGGTAATCGTCTTCCCACTGCCCATGGGCGTCACGTACCATCCGCAGGGCGGCATCTCGCTTGCCGTGCTGTTCCTGTTTGGCTGGGAGGCAGCCGTGATAGTGAACCTGCTGGGGATGACGGTCTTCTGGACTCACTCGAGGCGGCCGGTCTGGCGTGCCGCGTATGACCTCGGAAACGTCGGCTGCAGCCTGCTGCTGGCGGCCTCGGTCGCCCCGCTGGGAGCCGCGGGCTTGACCACGGGAATGCTGGCCTGGTTCATTCTCGGTGGCGGGATTCACGCCCTGGCCAACACGGCGTTCACCGTCTCCGGCCGGATGGTGCAGCAGGGTGGCGCGTGGCCGATGACCCCAAGATCCGTCCTTCGCATCACGGCGCTGTCGGGAAGCATGGCACTGGCAGCCATTGTCATCGTGCTCCTGTTCGATTCGTTCGGTGAGGCAGGCGCGCTGTTGGGGTTCGCGTCGTGGCTGCTGGCGAGCGTGGCGCTCAAGGGCAACTACGAGGCCCATGCGGCCAGCGAGCGCCACGCGGACACGAACCGCCGCCTCGAGGAGGCGCTTGTTGCGGTCGAGCGCCTGTCCATCACCGATCCGCTCACCGGGCTGTACAACCGGCGGCACTTCCGGATCCGCCTGGAGGAGGAGTTCAGGCGTGAAGCCCGCGATGCCTCGCCGTTCAGCCTGCTGCTGCTCGACCTGGGCGGGTTCAAGGCGATCAACGACGCCCACGGCCACCTGGCCGGCGACATCGTCCTCCAGCAGTTCGCCCGGCTACTGGACGGCGCGGTGCGCCCCGGTGACCTGGTCTTCCGGTACGGTGGAGACGAGTTCGCCATAGTCATGCCCCGGACCGCGCGCCGGAATGCCGAAGCCGCCGTGGCGCGTCTAGAGGCGCTCGTGTCCCAGACCCCCTTCCTGGTTGGTACCAAGCGGCTGTACATAGAGCTGGACGTGGGCATCGCCGTGGCCCCAGAGGACGGTACAGACGCGGATGCGCTTGTCCACTGCGCGGATACCGCCATGTACAGCGCCCGCGGGCGCCGCCGCGGGTGA
- a CDS encoding small multi-drug export protein, with translation MVALTLVPWIELRGSIPLGIALGLHPLVAMAIAVAANCAIIVPGYFALELFYDRLFSRFAPFRRAVERVRAKGAGLVERYELLGLALFVAVPLPGTGAYSGTLLAWLLGMNRPRAWVAIAVGVTLAGVVVTLAASGVLAAVRRFI, from the coding sequence GTGGTGGCCCTCACGCTCGTTCCGTGGATTGAGTTGCGCGGCTCGATCCCGCTTGGGATCGCGCTGGGGCTGCATCCCCTGGTGGCCATGGCGATCGCGGTGGCGGCCAACTGCGCCATCATCGTCCCCGGGTACTTCGCGCTCGAGTTGTTCTACGACCGGCTGTTCTCGCGCTTTGCTCCTTTCCGCCGGGCGGTGGAACGCGTGAGGGCAAAGGGGGCCGGGCTCGTCGAGCGATACGAACTCCTGGGCCTGGCGCTGTTCGTCGCGGTGCCGCTCCCGGGCACCGGCGCCTACTCGGGGACTCTGCTGGCGTGGCTGCTGGGCATGAACCGGCCGCGCGCATGGGTTGCGATCGCGGTGGGCGTGACGCTGGCCGGCGTGGTTGTTACGCTGGCGGCATCCGGAGTACTTGCCGCGGTCCGGCGGTTCATCTAG
- a CDS encoding glutathione ABC transporter substrate-binding protein, translating into MAAIALTGALVISAAAAPAVTPTRGGTLIVGSGVDAVTLDAPMITDSPSATVAEHMVESLYRLTPEGRIVPMLALGHTVSPDGRTWTVRLRTGVRFHDGTPFDAEAAKFNLDRMLDPATRAAFRFLLCGPATCVTSVTVVDSSTIRLVTNTTFAPLLAHLTHSSMGMQSPTAVRRLGVDYARQPVGTGAFKFKEWVRGDRVVMTRNDDYWGEKAFLDEVQFRVIPDDGARVAALEAGSIHVAVRVPPREIERLKGARDFTVSVDDSLRTIYVGFNVTRPPFNDGRLRRALNHAVNKRAIVNGALYGTARVSDAPIVPAIEGYSKIMTYEWDLERAEALLREAGYTRARPLRAVFHHPSGRYIRDAEIAASIQGLVRRAGIELELRTMEWGAYLALTNRPQPENDVQMYMLGWGTVTGDADYGLYALFHSSQWVPAGSNRSFYKNERVDALLDRGRSTMDQAERNKIYADAMKVIMDDAPWLFLHSESQVTGIRHTAQGVVVHPAERVELFKAWIRR; encoded by the coding sequence ATGGCTGCCATTGCCCTGACCGGCGCGCTTGTCATTTCCGCGGCCGCGGCGCCGGCGGTGACGCCTACGCGCGGTGGAACGCTCATCGTTGGATCTGGGGTGGACGCGGTGACACTCGACGCGCCCATGATTACCGATTCCCCGAGCGCGACCGTGGCAGAGCACATGGTCGAGTCCCTCTATAGGTTGACCCCCGAGGGCAGGATCGTGCCGATGCTGGCTCTTGGGCACACCGTGTCCCCGGACGGCCGGACATGGACGGTCCGGCTGCGCACCGGCGTCCGGTTCCACGACGGGACTCCGTTTGACGCCGAGGCGGCCAAGTTCAACCTTGATCGCATGCTCGACCCGGCCACCCGCGCGGCGTTCCGATTTCTGCTCTGCGGACCCGCGACGTGCGTGACGAGCGTCACGGTAGTTGACTCCTCGACGATCCGCCTGGTCACCAATACCACGTTCGCGCCGCTGCTGGCGCACCTTACCCACAGCTCCATGGGCATGCAGAGCCCGACCGCCGTCCGGCGGCTGGGCGTGGACTATGCCCGGCAGCCCGTGGGAACCGGCGCCTTCAAGTTTAAGGAATGGGTGCGCGGCGATCGGGTGGTGATGACCCGCAACGACGACTACTGGGGGGAGAAGGCATTCCTGGACGAGGTGCAGTTCCGCGTGATCCCGGATGACGGTGCGCGCGTGGCGGCCCTGGAAGCGGGCTCGATTCACGTGGCCGTGCGCGTCCCTCCGCGCGAGATTGAGCGGTTGAAGGGCGCCCGGGACTTCACGGTCTCGGTGGACGATAGCCTGCGCACGATCTACGTGGGTTTCAACGTGACGCGGCCGCCGTTCAACGATGGACGCCTGCGCCGGGCGCTGAACCACGCGGTGAACAAGCGGGCGATCGTGAACGGTGCACTGTATGGAACAGCCCGCGTCTCCGATGCGCCGATTGTCCCGGCTATTGAGGGTTACTCCAAGATCATGACCTACGAATGGGACCTGGAGCGAGCCGAGGCGCTGCTGCGTGAGGCGGGCTACACCAGGGCCCGCCCATTGCGCGCCGTGTTCCACCATCCGTCCGGGCGATACATACGCGACGCCGAGATCGCCGCAAGCATCCAGGGACTCGTGCGCCGCGCGGGCATCGAACTCGAACTGAGGACGATGGAATGGGGGGCCTACCTTGCCCTAACCAACCGGCCGCAACCGGAGAACGACGTCCAGATGTACATGCTCGGGTGGGGTACCGTGACCGGCGACGCCGACTACGGCCTCTATGCCCTGTTCCACTCGTCGCAGTGGGTGCCGGCGGGCTCCAACCGGAGCTTCTACAAGAACGAGCGCGTTGACGCGCTGCTCGATCGTGGCCGGTCTACAATGGATCAGGCGGAGCGCAACAAGATCTACGCCGATGCGATGAAGGTCATCATGGACGACGCGCCCTGGCTGTTCCTGCACAGCGAGTCGCAGGTGACCGGCATCAGGCACACCGCTCAGGGGGTGGTCGTCCATCCCGCGGAGCGCGTAGAGTTGTTCAAGGCCTGGATACGACGCTAG
- a CDS encoding ABC transporter permease, translated as MWAYIVKRLLLSIPVIFGVAFMVFAMVRIVPGDPARIIAGEAATQEIVEGIRKDMGLDQPLLKQFATFVGNVLRGDFGRSVRSKAPVAGEVAARLPNTIRLATAGLCVAVVVGVSAGIISAIRPYSWMDTVVMLVALAGLSMPVFWSGLMLILIFAVWLGWLPAVGTGGMAHLVLPAVTLGMSTAAIIARMSRSSMLEVLRSDYIRTARAKGLAEAAVVNRHAFRNALIPVITVVGLQMGTLLSGAVLTETVFAWPGIGRLLVEGILSRDYPIVQASVLVVAMAFVMVNLTVDVLYAVVDPRIHYD; from the coding sequence ATGTGGGCGTACATCGTCAAACGACTCCTGCTTTCCATTCCTGTCATCTTCGGCGTGGCGTTCATGGTGTTCGCAATGGTGCGGATTGTTCCCGGGGATCCCGCTCGGATCATCGCCGGGGAGGCGGCGACGCAGGAGATCGTCGAGGGGATCCGCAAGGACATGGGCCTGGACCAGCCGCTGCTGAAGCAGTTTGCCACGTTTGTGGGGAACGTGCTGCGCGGCGACTTCGGGCGTTCGGTGCGGTCCAAAGCGCCGGTGGCCGGCGAGGTCGCCGCGCGTCTGCCGAACACCATCAGGCTGGCAACGGCTGGTCTCTGCGTCGCTGTCGTCGTCGGGGTCTCAGCGGGCATCATCTCGGCCATTCGTCCCTACTCTTGGATGGACACGGTGGTCATGCTCGTGGCGCTGGCCGGGCTCTCGATGCCGGTGTTCTGGTCCGGCCTGATGCTGATCCTGATCTTCGCGGTCTGGCTTGGATGGCTACCCGCCGTGGGGACCGGTGGCATGGCGCACCTCGTGCTGCCCGCGGTCACTCTGGGCATGTCGACCGCGGCCATCATCGCCCGCATGTCTCGCTCCAGCATGCTGGAGGTGCTGCGGAGTGACTACATCCGCACGGCGCGCGCCAAAGGTCTGGCCGAGGCCGCCGTCGTCAACCGCCACGCGTTCCGCAACGCCTTGATCCCGGTCATCACCGTTGTGGGTCTGCAGATGGGTACGCTGCTCTCCGGGGCAGTCCTGACGGAGACGGTGTTCGCGTGGCCGGGTATCGGCCGGCTGCTGGTTGAAGGCATCCTGTCCCGCGACTATCCCATCGTACAGGCCTCGGTGCTGGTGGTCGCGATGGCGTTCGTGATGGTGAATCTCACAGTTGATGTGCTCTACGCGGTCGTGGACCCGCGGATCCACTATGACTGA
- a CDS encoding ABC transporter permease: protein MTDMTQPSRIALRPTRSRARMVWTQFRRNRAGLVGLVLLSVFLSAGLFAPVLAPYDPYEIELESGLKRPGPGHLLGQDELGRDMLSRIIYGARLSLVIGVIAVTIGVGIGVPVGAISGYFGGLPDLLVQRVIDIMLAFPGILLAIVLVAVLGVGLVQVMVAVGIVSIPVYARLVRGQVLSLRSQEFVDAARAVGATSGRVIWRHVLPNTLAVVIVQSTLQIASAILAAAALGFLGLGAQPPAAEWGSMLSNARQYIRLAPHSVMFPGLAIMMTVLGFNLLGDAIRDALDPRMRI, encoded by the coding sequence ATGACTGATATGACTCAGCCCTCCAGGATCGCCCTGCGGCCAACGCGCTCGCGCGCCCGGATGGTGTGGACGCAGTTCCGTCGCAACCGGGCCGGGCTCGTGGGTCTGGTGCTCCTGTCCGTGTTCCTGAGCGCGGGTCTCTTTGCGCCGGTGCTGGCGCCGTACGACCCCTACGAGATCGAGCTCGAATCCGGCCTGAAGAGGCCGGGACCCGGGCACTTGCTGGGGCAGGACGAACTGGGGCGCGACATGCTCAGCCGCATCATCTACGGCGCCCGCCTCTCGCTGGTGATCGGCGTCATAGCCGTTACAATCGGGGTGGGGATCGGTGTTCCGGTCGGCGCCATCTCCGGCTACTTCGGAGGGTTGCCGGATCTCTTGGTGCAGCGCGTGATTGACATCATGCTGGCGTTTCCGGGCATCCTGCTGGCGATCGTGCTCGTTGCGGTCCTGGGGGTGGGACTCGTTCAGGTCATGGTGGCGGTGGGGATCGTGTCAATCCCGGTCTATGCGCGATTGGTGCGCGGACAGGTCCTCTCATTGCGGTCGCAGGAGTTCGTGGACGCGGCGCGGGCCGTGGGGGCTACCAGCGGGAGGGTAATCTGGCGTCACGTACTGCCCAACACGCTGGCCGTGGTCATCGTTCAATCCACCCTGCAGATCGCCTCGGCGATTCTCGCGGCGGCGGCCCTGGGCTTCCTGGGACTTGGAGCCCAGCCGCCTGCCGCGGAGTGGGGCTCGATGCTGAGCAACGCCCGGCAGTACATACGCCTGGCGCCGCACAGCGTGATGTTCCCGGGGTTGGCCATCATGATGACCGTACTGGGGTTCAACCTGCTCGGCGATGCAATCCGGGACGCGCTGGACCCGCGGATGCGGATATAG
- a CDS encoding adenosylmethionine decarboxylase yields MDPIGHHYIVEASGCNPEIIGKVETVEQILVRAAEVAQVTVWSISFHRFNPNGVSGVVVISESHLSVHTWPEYGYVALDIFTCGNDAKPEAAVEHALKEFKARTMHITEVTRGLEEGDRQYFHSIVTWEETLPTKDDKRRSKAAKRPKRPSRPAFRAR; encoded by the coding sequence ATGGATCCGATCGGACACCACTACATCGTTGAGGCTTCTGGATGCAATCCCGAGATCATCGGTAAGGTTGAGACGGTTGAACAGATTCTGGTGCGTGCCGCCGAGGTGGCCCAGGTCACCGTCTGGTCTATCTCCTTCCACCGGTTCAACCCCAACGGCGTCTCCGGCGTGGTCGTCATCTCCGAGTCGCACCTCTCCGTCCACACATGGCCTGAGTACGGATATGTTGCCCTTGACATCTTCACCTGCGGCAACGACGCGAAGCCCGAGGCGGCCGTGGAGCACGCGCTCAAGGAGTTCAAGGCCCGGACGATGCACATCACCGAGGTAACCCGGGGGCTGGAGGAGGGCGACCGCCAGTACTTCCACAGCATCGTCACCTGGGAGGAAACGCTACCCACAAAGGACGACAAGAGACGATCGAAGGCAGCGAAGCGCCCAAAGAGGCCGTCGCGCCCGGCGTTCCGAGCCCGCTAG
- a CDS encoding AEC family transporter gives MALLSVVLPIVLLIAAGYLLARLIPIEVQSLSRVTIYLLTPSLVFAALVRADVSAAAAARLIGLIVAQFGVLLVVALLAGRLMRLAPLQRSGLAVSTVLYNAGNYGIPVALFAFGEEGVRLATLIFVVSAILMHSVGVFLASAGRNRPAHAVLDIFRLPLIYAAIAGVVFAYQGWMLPVALWRPIELMAQGAIPVLLITLGVQLSQARPSGVSAPLGVSTVLRLVVSPLLTVALAPWFGIAGLTRDVAVMSTAMPTAINAFLIAAQFDAAPDFVASAVFLTTVASFVSIPIVLVLLP, from the coding sequence GTGGCACTGCTTTCAGTCGTTCTGCCCATAGTGTTGCTCATAGCGGCCGGGTACCTGCTCGCCCGCTTGATTCCGATCGAAGTCCAGTCGTTATCCCGCGTGACCATATACCTGCTCACGCCCAGTCTCGTGTTCGCCGCGCTGGTGCGCGCCGACGTGTCGGCCGCAGCCGCCGCGAGGCTGATCGGGCTCATCGTGGCGCAGTTCGGAGTGCTGCTCGTCGTCGCGCTGCTCGCAGGCCGGCTGATGCGGCTGGCACCGCTCCAGCGCAGCGGGCTGGCCGTGTCAACGGTTCTCTACAACGCGGGCAACTACGGGATTCCGGTCGCCCTGTTCGCTTTCGGCGAGGAAGGAGTTCGCCTGGCCACGCTCATCTTCGTGGTTTCGGCGATCCTCATGCACTCGGTGGGGGTGTTCCTGGCCTCGGCTGGCAGGAACAGGCCCGCCCATGCTGTCCTCGATATCTTCCGCCTGCCACTCATCTACGCCGCGATCGCGGGCGTGGTCTTCGCGTACCAGGGGTGGATGTTGCCGGTGGCACTGTGGCGCCCGATCGAGCTCATGGCCCAGGGCGCGATTCCCGTGCTGCTGATCACCCTTGGGGTGCAGCTTTCGCAGGCACGACCCTCGGGCGTGAGCGCGCCCCTTGGCGTCTCCACGGTCCTGCGGCTCGTCGTCTCACCGCTGTTGACGGTCGCCCTGGCGCCCTGGTTCGGCATCGCCGGTCTGACCCGCGACGTCGCGGTGATGTCCACGGCGATGCCGACCGCGATCAACGCGTTCCTGATCGCCGCGCAGTTTGACGCTGCTCCTGATTTCGTGGCCAGCGCGGTCTTCCTGACCACCGTGGCCAGTTTCGTCTCGATCCCGATCGTTCTGGTGCTGCTTCCGTGA
- a CDS encoding MFS transporter has product MNPGRPRAPSWSRLGVLSFAHFTNDLYAAFLAPLLPLVVAKFSISLALAGLLGSAYNLSSAFSQPFFGMAADRVPRPVFTVLGALVTVVMMGLLGLAPSYHAMLAVLFIAGLGTAAFHPQSFSAAGAVSGDSRGAGISLFIAGGELGYSLGPVYVAAIVGAIGLAGTAVAALPGVVACLLLWRLAGSWWSDLETPTRVGLGSEVRRHGRALVLIWLVVVLRSVVTLGHVLFIPLLLRGRGETLMMGGTAVFLFGGVGSIGGLVGGALSDRIGRRAVMAISLIAAAPLLVLFGSIEGAWGLVPLALGGFMLFLAAPVSIVMAQEMFPSRASLASSMVTGMAWGTAGLSMTLIGAIADKIGLAQTLSASVGLFLIALVAIWALPAQPPRARTTLD; this is encoded by the coding sequence GTGAACCCGGGTAGGCCGCGCGCGCCATCGTGGTCACGCCTGGGCGTCCTGTCCTTCGCCCACTTCACCAACGATCTCTATGCCGCCTTCCTGGCGCCCCTGCTGCCGCTGGTGGTCGCCAAGTTCAGCATCTCGCTGGCGCTTGCCGGCCTTCTCGGCAGCGCTTACAATCTCTCGTCCGCGTTCTCCCAGCCGTTTTTCGGGATGGCGGCCGACCGCGTTCCGCGGCCTGTGTTCACCGTTCTGGGCGCGCTCGTCACGGTGGTCATGATGGGACTGCTCGGGCTCGCGCCCTCCTACCACGCGATGCTCGCGGTGCTCTTCATCGCAGGCCTGGGCACCGCGGCGTTTCACCCCCAGTCGTTCTCGGCCGCCGGGGCCGTGAGCGGGGACAGCCGGGGAGCCGGGATCTCACTGTTCATCGCGGGTGGTGAGCTGGGATATTCGCTGGGCCCGGTCTACGTGGCCGCGATCGTGGGTGCGATCGGGCTCGCCGGAACCGCAGTGGCCGCGCTTCCGGGCGTGGTGGCCTGCCTCCTGCTCTGGAGGCTCGCCGGCTCCTGGTGGTCTGATCTGGAGACGCCCACCCGGGTGGGCCTGGGCTCCGAAGTCCGGCGGCATGGGCGAGCCCTGGTATTGATCTGGCTCGTGGTGGTGCTAAGGAGCGTGGTCACGCTCGGGCACGTCCTGTTCATCCCGCTCCTGCTGCGCGGTCGCGGAGAGACGCTGATGATGGGAGGGACCGCGGTCTTTCTCTTTGGAGGGGTCGGCTCAATCGGCGGCCTGGTCGGCGGGGCGCTCTCCGACCGGATCGGACGGCGCGCCGTGATGGCGATCTCGCTGATTGCAGCCGCGCCCCTGCTCGTGCTCTTCGGCAGCATCGAGGGCGCCTGGGGTTTGGTGCCGCTGGCTCTGGGTGGCTTCATGCTCTTCCTGGCGGCCCCGGTCAGCATAGTGATGGCTCAGGAGATGTTCCCCTCACGGGCAAGCCTGGCCAGCAGCATGGTGACCGGGATGGCTTGGGGAACCGCAGGCCTTTCCATGACGCTGATCGGTGCGATTGCCGACAAGATCGGGCTGGCCCAGACCCTGTCGGCAAGCGTCGGCCTCTTCCTGATCGCGCTGGTGGCAATCTGGGCGCTTCCGGCGCAGCCTCCGCGCGCAAGGACTACGCTGGACTGA
- a CDS encoding Lrp/AsnC family transcriptional regulator yields the protein MVQAYVLIRILPGKLSDALAHIVRTPGVKMAHAVTGPTDIIAFVETESMDTLGRLIVSRFQETTGVTRTTTCVVTPVSER from the coding sequence ATGGTCCAGGCGTACGTGCTCATACGCATCCTGCCAGGCAAGCTTTCTGACGCGCTGGCGCACATTGTGCGGACGCCGGGGGTCAAGATGGCCCACGCCGTTACCGGGCCTACAGACATCATCGCGTTCGTGGAAACCGAGAGCATGGACACGCTGGGCAGGCTGATCGTCTCCCGGTTTCAGGAGACAACCGGCGTCACGCGGACGACAACCTGCGTGGTCACACCGGTCAGCGAGAGGTGA
- a CDS encoding YggT family protein, with protein sequence MVEELHRHGPNLAVEGSRALPAVFDGRPDPPPAPDRAGCRAPQPAGIRVRCLPGTRLLQSKQDSALRREPQREKRMLELIYFLDLVYKIITTLIFVRVVLSWFPALRHPAVKVVHDLTSPILDPIRRVIPAAGGLDLSPIVAILLLYLVRNLLVDLLVTLRP encoded by the coding sequence ATGGTGGAAGAGCTTCACCGTCACGGTCCAAACCTCGCGGTCGAGGGATCTCGGGCTCTTCCGGCAGTCTTCGACGGTCGGCCGGACCCTCCCCCCGCGCCAGATCGCGCGGGATGCCGGGCTCCGCAACCTGCGGGCATCAGGGTTCGTTGCCTGCCCGGGACACGCTTGCTACAATCGAAACAGGACTCCGCGCTCCGCAGAGAACCGCAACGGGAGAAACGGATGCTGGAGCTGATCTACTTCCTCGACCTGGTGTACAAGATCATCACCACGCTCATCTTCGTGCGCGTGGTGCTCTCGTGGTTTCCGGCCCTCCGCCATCCCGCGGTCAAGGTGGTCCACGATCTCACTTCGCCCATCCTGGATCCGATACGGAGGGTAATACCGGCAGCCGGGGGCCTCGACCTGTCACCGATTGTCGCCATTCTGTTGCTCTATCTGGTGCGCAACCTGCTCGTGGATCTGCTGGTGACGCTGCGACCGTGA
- a CDS encoding alanyl-tRNA editing protein, producing MRSPASRAIWRGGRVRPTVEDCRKSPRSLDREVWTVTVKLFHHDAYVREFTSVVTGVRHIEGRVTAVALAETAFYPASGGQPADQGHLDAWEVTDALEEDGEIWHAVRPSGQGQVAGSLATLREGLSVAGSLDWERRFDHMQQHTGQHILSEAFLQALGAETLSVHIGATCTLDLDLSRLDDEAVARVEDLANTIVTENRVVAAREVGIQEAVAVGLRRPPKQAGRIRVVEVAGFDRSACGGTHVRATGEVGTIALLRHERHKGGVRVGFQCGGRALRHYRWARGLITSIATELTVGEPDLAGAIGRLSSRAREMERTLEAARMELLGYEARDLLARAASHGAAASAAGPTVVAAAYDGRAIENLRALARMLTAQTDCVAILAADPGRRLLVARSPAVAVDAAAVLRETVAAFGGRGGGKPEAAEGAAPDAPSTAALVDAARLALLRWAAPG from the coding sequence TTGCGGAGCCCGGCATCCCGCGCGATCTGGCGCGGGGGGAGGGTCCGGCCGACCGTCGAAGACTGCCGGAAGAGCCCGAGATCCCTCGACCGCGAGGTTTGGACCGTGACGGTGAAGCTCTTCCACCATGACGCGTACGTGCGCGAGTTCACCTCTGTTGTGACGGGCGTGCGCCACATCGAAGGCAGGGTCACCGCGGTCGCGCTGGCGGAGACGGCGTTCTACCCGGCGTCCGGCGGCCAGCCCGCGGATCAAGGTCACCTCGACGCCTGGGAGGTAACGGATGCGCTGGAAGAGGACGGCGAGATCTGGCACGCCGTTCGGCCGTCTGGGCAGGGACAGGTCGCCGGATCCCTCGCCACGCTGCGGGAAGGCCTATCTGTCGCAGGATCCCTCGACTGGGAGCGGCGCTTCGATCACATGCAGCAGCACACCGGTCAGCACATCCTCTCAGAGGCTTTCCTGCAGGCGCTGGGCGCGGAGACGCTCTCCGTTCACATAGGCGCCACCTGCACGCTGGACCTGGATCTTTCCCGCCTTGACGATGAAGCCGTCGCGCGCGTGGAGGATCTGGCCAACACGATCGTCACCGAGAACCGGGTGGTGGCCGCGCGCGAGGTCGGGATTCAAGAGGCGGTCGCGGTGGGATTGCGCCGCCCGCCCAAACAGGCCGGGCGGATACGGGTGGTGGAGGTGGCGGGTTTCGACCGCTCGGCCTGCGGCGGTACACATGTTCGCGCTACCGGCGAGGTCGGGACAATCGCGCTCCTGCGCCACGAGCGGCACAAGGGGGGCGTGCGGGTGGGCTTCCAGTGCGGGGGGCGCGCGCTGCGCCACTATCGGTGGGCGCGGGGGTTGATCACCTCCATTGCCACCGAGCTCACGGTGGGCGAGCCCGACCTGGCCGGCGCGATCGGGCGTCTCTCGAGCCGTGCGAGGGAGATGGAGCGCACTCTGGAGGCCGCGCGCATGGAACTGCTGGGGTACGAGGCCAGGGATCTCCTGGCGCGAGCGGCCTCACATGGCGCAGCGGCCAGCGCCGCAGGCCCCACGGTAGTCGCCGCGGCCTATGATGGCCGTGCCATCGAGAACCTGCGCGCCCTGGCCCGCATGCTCACGGCGCAGACGGACTGCGTTGCGATCCTGGCCGCCGATCCGGGCCGCCGCTTGCTGGTGGCGCGCAGCCCGGCCGTGGCCGTGGATGCGGCCGCGGTGCTGCGCGAGACCGTTGCCGCGTTTGGCGGCCGGGGCGGCGGCAAGCCCGAGGCAGCCGAGGGCGCGGCGCCCGATGCGCCCTCGACCGCGGCCCTGGTGGACGCCGCGCGCCTGGCCCTGCTGCGCTGGGCAGCCCCAGGGTAG
- a CDS encoding cytochrome c biogenesis protein CcdA translates to MRPRPRPWWTPRAWPCCAGQPQGRSRGARRRQACPRPHTKVVLWHNTRMTEVGLILAFTAGVLGFLSPCIVPLIPGYLSFVSGLSLAEMSVEERRRHLGRMLSATGLFVLGFATIFTAMGASASALGALVIENRLLLTRLGGTLVIFMGLGVLGVVRVPGLSREHRFQVRRRPFGMIGAFPIGMAFGFAWTPCVGPVLTAVLTMAATAQTASSGALLLFAYSLGLGLPFLVAAALMTAAFDAVGWLRRHARSVSTVSGVFLVVMGGAMVTDLLYAFNTWIIRLVPFRPAI, encoded by the coding sequence ATGCGCCCTCGACCGCGGCCCTGGTGGACGCCGCGCGCCTGGCCCTGCTGCGCTGGGCAGCCCCAGGGTAGGTCGCGGGGGGCACGGCGCCGCCAGGCCTGCCCGCGGCCCCACACGAAGGTGGTGCTGTGGCATAATACCCGTATGACCGAGGTAGGCCTGATTCTGGCCTTCACGGCCGGCGTGCTGGGTTTCCTGAGTCCGTGCATCGTGCCGTTGATCCCGGGCTACCTTTCGTTCGTCTCCGGGCTCTCCCTGGCCGAGATGAGCGTGGAGGAGAGGCGCCGACACCTGGGCCGGATGCTGTCGGCCACAGGCCTGTTCGTCCTGGGCTTCGCCACCATCTTCACCGCGATGGGTGCCTCGGCCTCGGCCCTGGGCGCCCTGGTGATAGAGAACCGCCTGCTGCTGACACGCCTGGGAGGCACGCTTGTGATCTTCATGGGCCTGGGCGTGCTGGGGGTTGTCCGGGTGCCAGGGCTCTCGCGTGAGCACCGTTTCCAGGTGCGACGCCGTCCCTTTGGGATGATAGGCGCGTTTCCCATCGGTATGGCGTTCGGCTTCGCGTGGACACCGTGCGTGGGCCCTGTGCTCACCGCGGTGCTGACGATGGCGGCGACCGCGCAGACAGCGTCAAGCGGTGCGCTGCTGCTGTTTGCGTATTCGCTCGGGCTCGGCCTGCCGTTTCTCGTGGCGGCCGCGCTGATGACCGCCGCGTTCGATGCCGTGGGATGGCTGCGCCGACATGCCCGCTCGGTTTCGACCGTCAGCGGGGTCTTTCTCGTCGTGATGGGCGGCGCCATGGTGACCGACCTGTTGTACGCGTTCAACACCTGGATCATTCGGCTGGTGCCGTTCCGGCCCGCCATCTGA